A stretch of Synechococcus sp. MIT S9220 DNA encodes these proteins:
- the rpsJ gene encoding 30S ribosomal protein S10: MSTAIAQQKIRIRLKAFDRRMLDLSCDKIIETADNTAATAIGPIPLPTKRKIYCVLRSPHVDKDSREHFETRTHRRIIDIYSPSAKTIDALMKLDLPSGVDIEVKL; the protein is encoded by the coding sequence ATGTCCACTGCAATTGCCCAGCAGAAGATCCGCATCCGTTTGAAGGCGTTTGACCGCCGCATGCTGGATCTGTCCTGCGACAAAATCATTGAAACGGCCGATAACACCGCAGCAACTGCCATCGGCCCCATTCCTCTTCCAACCAAGCGCAAGATCTACTGTGTGCTGCGCTCCCCGCACGTGGACAAGGATTCACGCGAACATTTCGAGACCCGCACCCACCGCCGCATCATTGATATCTACAGCCCTTCCGCGAAGACTATCGATGCTTTGATGAAGCTCGATCTACCCAGTGGCGTGGATATCGAGGTGAAGCTCTGA
- the tuf gene encoding elongation factor Tu, whose translation MAREKFERNKPHVNIGTIGHVDHGKTTLTAAITNVLAKKGQAQVQDYADIDGAPEERERGITINTAHVEYETDSRHYAHVDCPGHADYVKNMITGAAQMDGAILVCAATDGPMAQTKEHILLAKQVGVPALVVALNKCDMVDDEEIIELVEMEIRELLSSYDFPGDDIPVVQVSGLKAIEGEAEWEAKIEELMAAVDANIPEPEREVDKPFLMAVEDVFSITGRGTVATGRIERGIVKVGEEVEIVGIREPRKTTVTGVEMFRKLLDEGMAGDNVGLLLRGIQKEDIERGMVLVKPGSITPHTKFEGQVYVLKKEEGGRHTPFFAGYRPQFYIRTTDVTGQITAFTAEDGSNVEMVMPGDNIQMTGELICPVAMEMGMRFAIREGGRTIGAGVVSKIIE comes from the coding sequence ATGGCACGCGAGAAGTTCGAAAGGAACAAGCCCCACGTCAACATCGGCACCATCGGCCACGTTGACCACGGCAAGACAACCCTCACCGCCGCGATCACCAACGTGCTCGCCAAAAAGGGCCAGGCTCAAGTTCAGGACTATGCCGATATCGACGGAGCTCCTGAGGAGCGCGAGCGCGGCATCACGATCAACACCGCTCACGTCGAATACGAGACTGACTCGCGCCACTACGCCCACGTGGACTGCCCTGGCCACGCGGACTATGTGAAGAACATGATTACCGGTGCCGCTCAGATGGACGGCGCCATCCTCGTTTGTGCCGCCACCGACGGCCCCATGGCCCAGACCAAGGAGCACATCCTGCTGGCCAAGCAGGTGGGCGTGCCCGCCCTGGTGGTTGCGCTGAACAAGTGCGACATGGTCGATGACGAAGAGATCATCGAACTGGTGGAGATGGAGATCCGCGAACTGCTCTCCAGCTACGACTTCCCCGGCGACGATATCCCCGTGGTTCAGGTCTCCGGACTAAAGGCCATCGAAGGTGAGGCTGAGTGGGAAGCCAAAATTGAAGAGCTGATGGCGGCTGTGGACGCCAACATTCCTGAGCCTGAGCGCGAAGTCGACAAGCCCTTCTTGATGGCTGTTGAAGATGTCTTCTCCATCACCGGTCGCGGCACCGTGGCCACAGGCCGTATTGAGCGCGGCATCGTCAAGGTTGGCGAAGAAGTTGAAATCGTCGGCATCAGAGAGCCTCGGAAAACCACCGTTACCGGTGTGGAAATGTTCCGCAAGCTGCTCGATGAGGGCATGGCTGGAGACAATGTGGGTCTGCTGCTCCGCGGCATTCAGAAGGAAGACATCGAGCGCGGCATGGTGCTCGTGAAGCCTGGCTCAATCACTCCTCACACCAAGTTCGAGGGTCAGGTTTACGTCCTCAAAAAAGAAGAAGGTGGTCGCCATACCCCGTTCTTCGCTGGCTACCGCCCGCAGTTCTACATCCGCACAACGGACGTGACCGGTCAGATCACCGCATTCACCGCTGAAGATGGCAGCAACGTGGAAATGGTGATGCCCGGAGACAACATCCAGATGACTGGCGAATTGATCTGCCCAGTCGCCATGGAAATGGGCATGCGCTTTGCCATCCGTGAGGGTGGTCGCACCATCGGTGCAGGCGTCGTCTCCAAGATCATCGAGTGA
- the fusA gene encoding elongation factor G, with protein sequence MARAFPLERVRNIGIAAHIDAGKTTTTERILFYSGVVHKIGEVHDGAAVTDWMAQERERGITITAAAISTSWKDHRINIIDTPGHVDFTIEVERSMRVLDGVIAVFCAVGGVQPQSETVWRQADRYSVPRMVFVNKMDRTGADFLKVHGQIKDRLKANAVPIQLPIGAEGELSGIIDLVANQAHIYKDDLGQNIEVTDVPADMKDQVDEWRNVLMETVAENDENLIEKFLETGELSIDELKNGIREGVLKHGLVPVLCGSAFKNKGVQLVLDAVVDYLPAPVDVPPIQGVLPDGKEAVRPSDDKAPFSALAFKVMADPYGKLTFVRMYSGVLEKGSYVLNSTKDSKERISRLVVLKADDREEVDALRAGDLGAVLGLKNTTTGDTLCSVEDPIVLETLFVPEPVISVAVEPKTKGDMEKLSKALVALAEEDPTFRVRTDSETGQTVIAGMGELHLEILVDRMLREFKVEANIGAPQVSYRETIRASSRGEGKFSRQTGGKGQYGHVVIEMEPGEPESGFEFINKIVGGVVPKEFIKPSEMGMKETCESGVIAGFPMIDVKVTMVDGSYHDVDSSEMAFKIAGSMAFKDAVKKCNPVLLEPMMKVEVEVPEDFLGSIIGDLSSRRGQVEGQAIDDGTSKVSAKVPLAEMFGYATELRSMTQGRGIFSMEFSHYEDVPRNVAEAIISKNQGNS encoded by the coding sequence GTGGCTCGCGCCTTTCCCCTGGAACGCGTCAGAAATATTGGTATCGCTGCCCACATTGATGCGGGCAAAACCACCACGACAGAGCGCATCCTGTTCTATTCAGGTGTGGTTCACAAGATCGGTGAAGTGCACGATGGTGCAGCGGTGACCGACTGGATGGCCCAGGAGCGCGAGCGGGGCATCACGATCACGGCTGCGGCCATTTCCACCAGCTGGAAAGACCACCGGATCAACATCATTGATACCCCTGGTCACGTGGACTTCACCATCGAGGTGGAGCGCTCGATGCGTGTTCTCGATGGTGTGATCGCTGTGTTCTGCGCCGTTGGAGGCGTCCAACCTCAGTCAGAAACCGTCTGGCGACAGGCCGATCGCTATTCCGTTCCCCGGATGGTGTTCGTCAATAAGATGGACCGCACCGGTGCAGACTTCCTCAAGGTCCACGGTCAGATCAAGGATCGCCTCAAAGCCAATGCTGTTCCGATTCAGCTGCCCATCGGCGCTGAAGGCGAGCTGAGCGGCATCATTGATCTCGTGGCCAACCAGGCACACATCTATAAAGATGACCTCGGTCAGAACATCGAAGTCACCGATGTTCCTGCTGACATGAAGGATCAGGTGGATGAATGGCGCAACGTCCTGATGGAAACCGTTGCCGAGAACGACGAAAACCTGATTGAGAAATTCCTGGAAACCGGTGAGCTCTCGATTGATGAACTGAAAAATGGCATTCGTGAAGGCGTTCTGAAGCATGGTCTGGTGCCTGTGCTTTGTGGCTCCGCCTTCAAGAACAAGGGTGTGCAGCTTGTTCTCGATGCAGTTGTCGACTACCTTCCCGCCCCTGTTGACGTCCCCCCCATTCAGGGTGTGCTGCCAGACGGCAAGGAAGCCGTTCGTCCGTCCGACGACAAAGCCCCCTTCAGTGCTTTGGCCTTCAAGGTCATGGCTGATCCCTACGGCAAGCTCACATTTGTGCGGATGTACTCCGGTGTGCTCGAGAAGGGCAGTTATGTGCTCAACTCCACCAAAGACAGCAAAGAGCGCATCTCCAGATTGGTGGTGCTGAAGGCCGACGATCGTGAAGAAGTCGATGCACTGCGCGCCGGCGATCTGGGTGCTGTTCTGGGTCTGAAGAACACAACCACCGGTGACACCCTGTGTTCCGTGGAAGATCCGATTGTTCTTGAGACTCTGTTTGTTCCGGAACCGGTCATCTCCGTGGCAGTCGAGCCCAAGACGAAGGGCGACATGGAGAAACTCTCCAAAGCTCTTGTCGCACTGGCTGAAGAGGATCCCACCTTCCGGGTCAGAACTGATTCAGAAACTGGCCAGACCGTGATTGCCGGAATGGGAGAGCTCCACCTGGAGATCCTGGTCGACCGGATGCTTCGCGAATTCAAAGTGGAAGCCAACATCGGCGCTCCTCAGGTCTCCTACCGCGAAACCATTCGCGCCTCATCACGAGGCGAGGGCAAGTTCTCCCGTCAGACCGGTGGTAAGGGTCAATACGGCCACGTGGTGATCGAAATGGAGCCGGGCGAACCTGAATCCGGCTTTGAATTCATCAACAAAATCGTTGGTGGTGTCGTTCCCAAGGAATTCATCAAGCCTTCCGAAATGGGCATGAAGGAGACCTGTGAGTCCGGCGTGATTGCTGGATTCCCGATGATCGACGTCAAAGTCACCATGGTCGACGGTTCATATCACGATGTGGACTCGTCGGAGATGGCATTCAAGATTGCCGGTTCGATGGCCTTCAAAGATGCGGTCAAGAAGTGCAACCCAGTGCTTCTTGAGCCGATGATGAAGGTCGAGGTCGAGGTCCCCGAGGATTTTCTCGGCTCGATCATCGGCGATCTGTCCTCCCGCAGGGGCCAGGTCGAAGGTCAGGCAATTGACGATGGCACGTCAAAAGTCTCGGCCAAGGTGCCCTTGGCCGAGATGTTCGGCTACGCCACCGAGCTCCGATCCATGACCCAGGGTCGGGGTATTTTCTCGATGGAATTCAGCCACTATGAGGATGTTCCTCGCAATGTGGCCGAGGCCATCATTTCCAAGAATCAGGGCAATTCCTGA
- the rpsG gene encoding 30S ribosomal protein S7, with amino-acid sequence MSRRNAAVKRPVLPDPQFNNRLATMLVARLMKHGKKSTAQRILSDAFSLIGDRTGGDPIELFETAVKNATPLVEVRARRVGGATYQVPMEVRQERGTAMALRWLVSFSRARNGRSMAQKLAGELMDAANEAGSAVRKREETHKMAEANKAFAHYRY; translated from the coding sequence ATGTCACGCCGTAACGCCGCCGTCAAGCGCCCGGTCCTCCCCGATCCCCAGTTCAACAATCGACTCGCCACCATGCTTGTGGCTCGGCTGATGAAGCATGGGAAGAAGTCCACGGCACAGCGAATCCTGTCCGACGCCTTCAGCCTGATCGGCGACCGCACCGGTGGCGATCCCATCGAACTCTTCGAGACGGCCGTAAAAAACGCGACTCCCCTTGTCGAAGTGCGTGCCCGACGCGTCGGCGGTGCCACCTATCAGGTGCCCATGGAAGTCCGCCAGGAGCGCGGCACAGCCATGGCTCTGCGCTGGCTTGTGAGCTTCTCCCGTGCTCGCAACGGCCGCAGCATGGCTCAGAAGCTTGCTGGTGAACTCATGGACGCTGCCAATGAAGCCGGCAGTGCCGTTCGCAAGCGCGAAGAAACCCACAAGATGGCCGAAGCCAACAAGGCTTTCGCTCACTACCGCTACTGA
- the rpsL gene encoding 30S ribosomal protein S12, whose amino-acid sequence MPTIQQLIRTERQSSKAKTKSPALKACPERRGVCTRVYTSTPKKPNSALRKVARVRLTSGFEVTAYIGGIGHNLQEHSVVLIRGGRVKDLPGVRYHIIRGTLDTAGVKDRRQSRSKYGAKSPKD is encoded by the coding sequence ATGCCAACCATTCAGCAACTGATCCGGACCGAGCGTCAGAGCTCAAAGGCGAAAACCAAATCGCCAGCTCTGAAAGCCTGCCCCGAACGCCGTGGTGTATGCACCCGTGTGTACACGTCCACTCCCAAAAAGCCCAATTCGGCTTTGCGCAAAGTGGCCCGTGTGCGCCTCACCTCCGGATTCGAGGTCACCGCCTACATCGGCGGCATCGGCCACAACCTGCAGGAACACTCGGTTGTGCTGATCCGTGGCGGTCGCGTCAAGGATCTGCCTGGAGTTCGCTACCACATCATTCGCGGAACCCTTGACACCGCAGGAGTCAAGGACCGTCGTCAGTCCCGTTCCAAGTACGGCGCCAAGTCTCCGAAGGATTGA
- a CDS encoding AIR synthase encodes MGSTLQITATAAAELGRQAAVAGTPGVMHLDLTAGHCERNVIRLQPGSLNGTPAARAEGVTLHVPDAQQALLEGLTLDYRSDISGGGFLILSSDAVRCCACGSAFSRL; translated from the coding sequence ATGGGCTCCACGCTGCAAATCACCGCAACTGCAGCCGCCGAACTGGGGCGACAGGCCGCTGTGGCAGGCACCCCCGGAGTGATGCATCTGGATCTCACGGCGGGGCACTGTGAGCGCAATGTCATCCGTCTGCAGCCAGGCAGCCTCAATGGAACACCCGCCGCTCGGGCCGAGGGCGTGACCCTGCATGTTCCCGATGCCCAGCAGGCATTGCTGGAGGGGCTGACACTGGACTATCGAAGCGACATCAGTGGCGGAGGCTTTCTGATCCTGAGCAGCGATGCAGTGCGTTGCTGCGCCTGCGGCAGCGCTTTCAGCCGCCTTTGA